The genomic stretch GCCTTCATCCCCGACCTCCTCGCGAGGCAAGGCTACCGGCCTCGTCGCTTGGGGTCAACAGGAGCCCCGCTCCAAACGCACCCCGATGCCGAGGTCCTGGAGGGGGGCTACGCCGTGGGCACTGAACTTTCTAAGCGGTGCAGGTGCCCATCACTTCCCTTGGACTTGGCCGAGGAGATCCACCGCCTTCACCTTGGCGAGCCCGTTGTACAGGGGGAACGCCCCGACCAGGGCATCGATCACCTTTTGCAGCTCCTCCCGGGCCTTGGCCCACTGTTGTTTGGGGATCAGGTAGTACTGGACGTAGAAGATCTGGTTCTCCAGGTAGTCGGGGTAGTGGGCGACGGCCTCCTCCAGCAGGGCTTTGGTCTTGTCGTAGTCCTTGCTGAAAGGGTGCTTGGCCCAGTAGCCGCCGAGGGCGCGCAGGGGCCCGCCGGAGAGGTACGCCCGGTCGAGCTCCAGACACCGCTCCATGAGGGCCATCAGCTTCTTGTCGTCGCCACGGAGGGCGGCGGCGATGAGCTCCCCCCATCCGCCGAGCTCGACCTTGCGCGCCCAGTTGGCGTAGGTCCAGTACAGGGCCTCGATGTCCGTAGAGGCGCGTACCGCGGCCATGAACCCGTCTCCTTTCCAGTCCCGTACGCACTGGGGATCGGCCTTCAGCTTCAGGGATTGCTCCCCGTACTCCTGCCCGATCGCGTGTGCGGCCTGCTTGTCGCTGTCCTTGGTGAGGAACACGTCGGCGAGGGTGTAGCAGGAACGGGCGAGCATGTTGAGGACGTGGATGTTCCCTGCGTCCTGGGCGAGCGCCCGCTTGTAGAGGTCGATCGCCGTCTCAAGCTTGGTCTTGAGCCCCGCGGCCGCCAGCAGCGTATACTGGGTGAGCCACACCTCCTGGAACAGGGCATCCGCCTGGGCCACGAGCTCCGCCACGGGCTGAGCCCAGACCGGGGCCGACAGGCCCACGAACAACGCCAAACACACGGTGCCGAACGTACGCACCGTCCATCACCTCCACACGAAGAGAATGCCTCTACTATAGCGGCGGGGCCATGGCCGGCAAGTGGGCCTTCTTTCGGGGGCCAATGCCTTGGCGCGGCAACGGCCTCGACAAGGCCACGCGCGCTGTGGACCCTGTCCGGGGACCATGCTATAGTTCCCCCTGCTAAGGAGGTGCCATGGCCATAAAGGTCGACCAGGACTTGTGCACCGGGTGCGGGCTTTGTGCTCAGGTTTGCCCCGACGTGTTCGAGATCGGCGACGACGGCTACTCTCACATGATCGAGGGGGCGGATCAGTCGCTCCCGTGCGTGGACGAGGCCATCGACCAGTGCCCGGTCGG from Candidatus Acetothermia bacterium encodes the following:
- a CDS encoding ferredoxin; protein product: MAIKVDQDLCTGCGLCAQVCPDVFEIGDDGYSHMIEGADQSLPCVDEAIDQCPVGAISR
- a CDS encoding TRAP transporter TatT component family protein, with product MRTFGTVCLALFVGLSAPVWAQPVAELVAQADALFQEVWLTQYTLLAAAGLKTKLETAIDLYKRALAQDAGNIHVLNMLARSCYTLADVFLTKDSDKQAAHAIGQEYGEQSLKLKADPQCVRDWKGDGFMAAVRASTDIEALYWTYANWARKVELGGWGELIAAALRGDDKKLMALMERCLELDRAYLSGGPLRALGGYWAKHPFSKDYDKTKALLEEAVAHYPDYLENQIFYVQYYLIPKQQWAKAREELQKVIDALVGAFPLYNGLAKVKAVDLLGQVQGK